ATTCGAAAGTGTAGCTGTTGTGATTAAGGCAGCCCGACATTTGAAGGATGTAATGATGCAACTTCATTTAATCAATTATTTCAAGCTATGTATTTAGACAAAGCAAAGAAGGAAGAAATCTTCGGCCAGTATGGTAAGTCAGCAACTGACACAGGTTCAGCAGAGAGCCAGATTGCCCTGTTCACTTACCGTATTAAGCACTTGACAGAGCATGTTAAGGCTAATCACAAGGACAATGTCACTACTCGTGCGCTGACACAACTCGTTGGTAAGCGTCGTGCATTGCTCAAATACCTTTACGATCGTGACGTCAATCGCTATCGCGCTATCATCAAGGCACTTGGTCTCCGCAAGTAAATTGGCCGATAAGAAGAAAGAATAAGAAGTCCCGTTGTTCGCAAGAACTGCGGGACTTCTTGTGTTATGATGACGTCACTAAACCTTGTCAAGCAAATGAAAAGCGTGTCTTTCTTAACTGTTTCCGTTAAATCTCTTATCCTAAATTTAACACTTCATGACCACACCAAATAGAAAATGAAAAGCGGGAAAACGGGAATAATTTCACCATTTCAAGCATCTTAGTTTTGTGATTCCATTCATCATGCATTGCAATCTGACTTGAATGACCGTGCCATTTGACTCAAAACACGTGGTCATTTGAGGCTGTTTGTGGGTTGATTTGACGCAGATTGCATGGTTTTCCAGCATGATTATACGCTGTGATTTGCTTTATTTTGTGTAATGTTTTGATTGTCAATGCTTTATAAATGGCCAAAAACTGGCCGTTTTTCTGGGTTGAGATGCTTTCGTTTTCAAATACGCGAGCTATGAGAAAGCAATTGTAATGATAATTCAAAAGACGAGACTTCGTTTCTCATCCTTTCTTTTTTCTTCTCTTTTTTGATGCTTTAATTGAAAAAACAACTATCTTTGTGAGAAAAAGAAAGGGATAGATAAGCATGGAAACCATCAGACTTTTTGTTGAAGAACTCATCATTCGCTGTGGCCTTCACGGTTCGGTCGTGCCGGTTGTACGCCATATTTTACTCGTTATCGTCGTTGTTTTACTGGCGATGTTGAGTTATTCTGTTGGGCGACGTGTCATTCTTCTGCTCACGAAAGTGGTGGCTCGCAAAGGTATGCAGTGGAATAAGGCGTTGTTGGTGTCGGTATGTCGCATCATTCCTGCTATCGTAGTGTGGGAACTTCTGCCGCTCGTGTTCTATCAATATCATGTGGTGCGGGTGTTGCTGACACGCTTCACGGCCATTTATATCATTGTGATGGTGACGCGGGCTGCCATAGCCTTGCTTGATAGTTTTGATGGTTTGAGAGGCAATGAGAGATCGGCCAAGCAACAATATCTCAAGTCGTTGCGTGGTGTATTGAAAATAGTAGCTGTCTTTTTAGCCTGTATTTTAGTTGTTGCTACAGCCATTGGACGCAGTCCGATGACTCTTTTTGCCGGGTTGGGTGCCACTTCTGCTATCTTGATGTTGGTTTTCAAGGATACAATATCGGGGCTTGTGGCCGGCATTCAACTGACGAGTAATGACATGGTTCATAAAGGGGACTGGATTACTGTGCCTTCAGCCAACTTGAATGGTGTTGTGGAAGATATCTCTCTGACGACGGTGAAAGTGAGGAATTTTGATAATACAA
The nucleotide sequence above comes from Segatella oris. Encoded proteins:
- the rpsO gene encoding 30S ribosomal protein S15, giving the protein MYLDKAKKEEIFGQYGKSATDTGSAESQIALFTYRIKHLTEHVKANHKDNVTTRALTQLVGKRRALLKYLYDRDVNRYRAIIKALGLRK
- a CDS encoding mechanosensitive ion channel family protein, which codes for METIRLFVEELIIRCGLHGSVVPVVRHILLVIVVVLLAMLSYSVGRRVILLLTKVVARKGMQWNKALLVSVCRIIPAIVVWELLPLVFYQYHVVRVLLTRFTAIYIIVMVTRAAIALLDSFDGLRGNERSAKQQYLKSLRGVLKIVAVFLACILVVATAIGRSPMTLFAGLGATSAILMLVFKDTISGLVAGIQLTSNDMVHKGDWITVPSANLNGVVEDISLTTVKVRNFDNTIVTVTPQTLVEDSFQNWIGMQQSEGRRVKRVVYYDFRSVCMIDETLRKQLVEKGYFKPEEVEGSIVNMALYRRFIERFLSRNAYVNQQLTFLVCQKEGTNAGLPLEFYFFLKDKEWINYEHQLAEIMEYIYAVTPDFGLKIYQQTPMQ